The following proteins are co-located in the Betta splendens chromosome 9, fBetSpl5.4, whole genome shotgun sequence genome:
- the ralgds gene encoding ral guanine nucleotide dissociation stimulator isoform X5, with protein MIMLEKQSSTQEIGEEAEEDAIFTITLRKMQLHQSATKGQRWLGVDTDSALSLYETCKVRTIKAGTLERLVEYMVSAFRGKDSTYVTIFLCTYRSFASTRQVLDLLLNRYAKLQNVPAATAHRVSQDDCTELRNTVSSILGAWLDQYSEDFWSPPNYDCLHQLLSYLHLHFPGSDLERRARNLLAHFHRRQQCEPDPDGEHMGCPFATQEESGFEDELPAFSFLSFDPIMVAEQFTLMDADLFKKVVPYHCLGGIWSQRDKKGKEHLAPTIRATVAQFNSVTNCVITTCLSNPALKPNQRARLLERWIDVARECRILKNFSSLRAILSALQCNAIHRLKRTWEEVSRESFRTFRELSEIFSDDNNYSLSRELLVKEGTSKFATLELNPKRAQRRHQQQRDLGVMQGTIPYLGTFLTDLVMMDTAMKDYTEGGLINFEKRRKEFEVIAQIKLLQLASNNYSFTQDSHFREWFAGVEKLSEAESYHLSCEIEPLSESASNTLRAKKNGGIMKRWSDRQLTEAGSSGAAGSHSKSFDHSHYRPYQGGGGDSGDALSVTSVSSSGSDLEDVNASFLSDSPEGHERKTSTPSVKLTVSALGRDAPPADTTSTFWECTSLSSLDTSGMGSSSGSASGSSSTSSSSVSCSTPLSASRSHKRSVSAVSNYSTLSLPLYNQQVDDCCIIRVSLDVENGNMYKSILVTSQDKTPAVIRKAMIKHNLEREKTEDYELMQKISEDKELRIPDNANVFYAMNSTANYDFVLKKRGLARPVRPKAVASSTLPRMKQKGLKIAKGIF; from the exons ATGATCATGCTGGAGAAACAG AGCTCGACGCAGGAGATCGgcgaggaggccgaggaggacGCCATCTTCACCATCACGCTGAGGAAGATGCAGCTTCACCAGTCGGCCACTAAGGGGCAGCGATGGCTGGGCGTGGACACGGACTCGGCCCTTAGCCTCTACGAGACCTGCAAGGTGCGAACCATCAAGGCCGGCACGCTGGAGCGGCTGGTGGAGTACATGGTGTCCGCCTTCAGGGGCAAGGACTCCACCTACGTCACCATCTTCCTCTGCACCTATCGCTCCTTCGCCAGCACCAGGCAGGTGCTGGACCTCCTGCTCAACAG GTATGCCAAGCTCCAGAATGTGCCTGCAGCCACAGCCCACAGAGTCTCCCAGGACGACTGCACAGAGCTCAGAAA CACCGTCTCCTCCATCCTGGGCGCGTGGCTGGACCAGTACTCTGAGGACTTTTGGAGTCCTCCCAACTACGACTGTCTGCACCAGCTCCTGTCCTACCTGCACCTCCACTTCCCCGGCTCGGACCTGGAGCGCCGCGCCCGCAACCTGCTCGCCCATTTCCACCGGCGACAGCAGTGTGAGCCTGATCCTGATG gggAGCACATGGGCTGCCCGTTCGCCACGCAGGAAGAGAGCGGCTTCGAGGACGAGCTTCCTGCTTTCAGCTTCCTGTCCTTCGACCCCATCATGGTCGCAGAGCAGTTCACGCTCATGGATGCG GACCTGTTCAAGAAGGTGGTGCCCTACCACTGCCTGGGGGGCATTTGGTCCCAGCGAGACAAGAAGGGGAAGGAGCACTTGGCTCCCACCATCAGAGCCACCGTGGCCCAGTTCAACTCCGTCACCAACTGTGTCATCACCACCTGCCTGAGCAACCCGGCGCTGAAGCCCAACCAGCGGGCCCGGCTCCTGGAGCGCTGGATCGACGTGGCTCGG GAGTGCCGGATCCTGAAGAACTTCTCGTCATTGCGAGCCATcctctccgccctgcagtgcaACGCCATCCACCGTCTGAAGCGGACGTGGGAGGAGGTGTCTCG GGAGAGTTTCCGGACCTTCCGGGAGCTGTCTGAGATCTTCTCAGATGACAACAACTACTCTCTCAGCCGAGAGCTGCTGGTGAAG GAGGGAACATCCAAGTTCGCCACGCTAGAGCTCAACCCTAAACGAGCTCAGAGgagacaccagcagcagcgagaCCTG GGGGTGATGCAGGGGACGATTCCTTACCTGGGGACCTTCCTGACTGACCTGGTGATGATGGACACTGCCATGAAGGATTACACTGAG GGCGGACTGATCAACTTTGAGAAGAGAAGAAAG GAGTTCGAGGTGATCGCGCAGATCAAACTACTCCAGTTGGCTTCTAACAACTACAGCTTTACTCAGGACAGCCACTTCAGAGAGTGGTTCGCAGGCGTGGAGAAACTCAGCGAGGCAGAGAG CTACCATCTGTCCTGTGAGATCGAGCCTCTGTCGGAGTCGGCCAGCAACACGCTGAGAGCCAAGAAGAACGGAGGCATCATGAAGCGCTGGAGCGA TCGACAGTTGACGGAGGCTGGTTCCAGCGGCGCCGCAGGTTCTCACTCCAAATCCTTCGACCACTCACACTACAGACCGTAccagggcggcggcggcgacagcGGCGACGCGCTCAGCGTCACCTCAGTGAGCTCCAGCGGCTCAGACCTGGAGGACGTGAACGCCAGCTTCCTGTCTGATTCTCCAGAGGGACATGAAAGGAAG ACGTCAACTCCATCAGTGAAACTCACCGTCTCTGCCTTGGGGAGAGACGCTCCACCAGCAGACACAACTTCAACG TTCTGGGAGTGCACGTCTCTGTCGTCCCTGGACACctctgggatgggctccagctccggctcagcctcgggctccagcagcacctcgtcctcctccgtctcctgctccaCCCCGCTGTCTGCCTCCCGCTCACACAAACGCTCGGTGTCAGCGGTGTCCAACTACTCCACGCTGTCGCTGCCGCTGTACAACCAGCAGGTGGACGACTGCTGCATCATCAGAGTCAGCCTGGACGTGGAGAACGGCAACATGTACAAAAGCATCCTG GTGACGAGTCAAGACAAGACTCCAGCTGTTATCAGGAAGGCAATGATCAAACACAACCTGGAGCGAGAGAAGACCGAGGACTACGAGCTGATGCAGAAAATATCCGAGGACAAGG AGCTGCGCATCCCGGACAACGCCAACGTCTTCTACGCCATGAACTCCACTGCCAACTACGACTTTGTTCTGAAGAAGCGCGGCTTGGCCCGGCCGGTGCGGCCCAAGGCCGTGGCCAGCTCCACGCTGCCTCGCATGAAGCAGAAGGGCCTGAAAATCGCTAAAGGGATCTTTTAA
- the ralgds gene encoding ral guanine nucleotide dissociation stimulator isoform X4 encodes MEAKPAFSLHRALAQPVRMCMLDFPVSILDDLSSTQEIGEEAEEDAIFTITLRKMQLHQSATKGQRWLGVDTDSALSLYETCKVRTIKAGTLERLVEYMVSAFRGKDSTYVTIFLCTYRSFASTRQVLDLLLNRYAKLQNVPAATAHRVSQDDCTELRNTVSSILGAWLDQYSEDFWSPPNYDCLHQLLSYLHLHFPGSDLERRARNLLAHFHRRQQCEPDPDGEHMGCPFATQEESGFEDELPAFSFLSFDPIMVAEQFTLMDADLFKKVVPYHCLGGIWSQRDKKGKEHLAPTIRATVAQFNSVTNCVITTCLSNPALKPNQRARLLERWIDVARECRILKNFSSLRAILSALQCNAIHRLKRTWEEVSRESFRTFRELSEIFSDDNNYSLSRELLVKEGTSKFATLELNPKRAQRRHQQQRDLGVMQGTIPYLGTFLTDLVMMDTAMKDYTEGGLINFEKRRKEFEVIAQIKLLQLASNNYSFTQDSHFREWFAGVEKLSEAESYHLSCEIEPLSESASNTLRAKKNGGIMKRWSDRQLTEAGSSGAAGSHSKSFDHSHYRPYQGGGGDSGDALSVTSVSSSGSDLEDVNASFLSDSPEGHERKTSTPSVKLTVSALGRDAPPADTTSTFWECTSLSSLDTSGMGSSSGSASGSSSTSSSSVSCSTPLSASRSHKRSVSAVSNYSTLSLPLYNQQVDDCCIIRVSLDVENGNMYKSILVTSQDKTPAVIRKAMIKHNLEREKTEDYELMQKISEDKELRIPDNANVFYAMNSTANYDFVLKKRGLARPVRPKAVASSTLPRMKQKGLKIAKGIF; translated from the exons ATGGAGGCCAAGCCTGCGTTCAGCCTCCACAGAGCCCTGGCTCAGCCGGTCAGGATGTGCATGCTGGATTTCCCCGTCAGCATCCTGGACGACCTG AGCTCGACGCAGGAGATCGgcgaggaggccgaggaggacGCCATCTTCACCATCACGCTGAGGAAGATGCAGCTTCACCAGTCGGCCACTAAGGGGCAGCGATGGCTGGGCGTGGACACGGACTCGGCCCTTAGCCTCTACGAGACCTGCAAGGTGCGAACCATCAAGGCCGGCACGCTGGAGCGGCTGGTGGAGTACATGGTGTCCGCCTTCAGGGGCAAGGACTCCACCTACGTCACCATCTTCCTCTGCACCTATCGCTCCTTCGCCAGCACCAGGCAGGTGCTGGACCTCCTGCTCAACAG GTATGCCAAGCTCCAGAATGTGCCTGCAGCCACAGCCCACAGAGTCTCCCAGGACGACTGCACAGAGCTCAGAAA CACCGTCTCCTCCATCCTGGGCGCGTGGCTGGACCAGTACTCTGAGGACTTTTGGAGTCCTCCCAACTACGACTGTCTGCACCAGCTCCTGTCCTACCTGCACCTCCACTTCCCCGGCTCGGACCTGGAGCGCCGCGCCCGCAACCTGCTCGCCCATTTCCACCGGCGACAGCAGTGTGAGCCTGATCCTGATG gggAGCACATGGGCTGCCCGTTCGCCACGCAGGAAGAGAGCGGCTTCGAGGACGAGCTTCCTGCTTTCAGCTTCCTGTCCTTCGACCCCATCATGGTCGCAGAGCAGTTCACGCTCATGGATGCG GACCTGTTCAAGAAGGTGGTGCCCTACCACTGCCTGGGGGGCATTTGGTCCCAGCGAGACAAGAAGGGGAAGGAGCACTTGGCTCCCACCATCAGAGCCACCGTGGCCCAGTTCAACTCCGTCACCAACTGTGTCATCACCACCTGCCTGAGCAACCCGGCGCTGAAGCCCAACCAGCGGGCCCGGCTCCTGGAGCGCTGGATCGACGTGGCTCGG GAGTGCCGGATCCTGAAGAACTTCTCGTCATTGCGAGCCATcctctccgccctgcagtgcaACGCCATCCACCGTCTGAAGCGGACGTGGGAGGAGGTGTCTCG GGAGAGTTTCCGGACCTTCCGGGAGCTGTCTGAGATCTTCTCAGATGACAACAACTACTCTCTCAGCCGAGAGCTGCTGGTGAAG GAGGGAACATCCAAGTTCGCCACGCTAGAGCTCAACCCTAAACGAGCTCAGAGgagacaccagcagcagcgagaCCTG GGGGTGATGCAGGGGACGATTCCTTACCTGGGGACCTTCCTGACTGACCTGGTGATGATGGACACTGCCATGAAGGATTACACTGAG GGCGGACTGATCAACTTTGAGAAGAGAAGAAAG GAGTTCGAGGTGATCGCGCAGATCAAACTACTCCAGTTGGCTTCTAACAACTACAGCTTTACTCAGGACAGCCACTTCAGAGAGTGGTTCGCAGGCGTGGAGAAACTCAGCGAGGCAGAGAG CTACCATCTGTCCTGTGAGATCGAGCCTCTGTCGGAGTCGGCCAGCAACACGCTGAGAGCCAAGAAGAACGGAGGCATCATGAAGCGCTGGAGCGA TCGACAGTTGACGGAGGCTGGTTCCAGCGGCGCCGCAGGTTCTCACTCCAAATCCTTCGACCACTCACACTACAGACCGTAccagggcggcggcggcgacagcGGCGACGCGCTCAGCGTCACCTCAGTGAGCTCCAGCGGCTCAGACCTGGAGGACGTGAACGCCAGCTTCCTGTCTGATTCTCCAGAGGGACATGAAAGGAAG ACGTCAACTCCATCAGTGAAACTCACCGTCTCTGCCTTGGGGAGAGACGCTCCACCAGCAGACACAACTTCAACG TTCTGGGAGTGCACGTCTCTGTCGTCCCTGGACACctctgggatgggctccagctccggctcagcctcgggctccagcagcacctcgtcctcctccgtctcctgctccaCCCCGCTGTCTGCCTCCCGCTCACACAAACGCTCGGTGTCAGCGGTGTCCAACTACTCCACGCTGTCGCTGCCGCTGTACAACCAGCAGGTGGACGACTGCTGCATCATCAGAGTCAGCCTGGACGTGGAGAACGGCAACATGTACAAAAGCATCCTG GTGACGAGTCAAGACAAGACTCCAGCTGTTATCAGGAAGGCAATGATCAAACACAACCTGGAGCGAGAGAAGACCGAGGACTACGAGCTGATGCAGAAAATATCCGAGGACAAGG AGCTGCGCATCCCGGACAACGCCAACGTCTTCTACGCCATGAACTCCACTGCCAACTACGACTTTGTTCTGAAGAAGCGCGGCTTGGCCCGGCCGGTGCGGCCCAAGGCCGTGGCCAGCTCCACGCTGCCTCGCATGAAGCAGAAGGGCCTGAAAATCGCTAAAGGGATCTTTTAA
- the ralgds gene encoding ral guanine nucleotide dissociation stimulator isoform X2: protein MFPVLFLTLLTQLVKSTCGTPLGFSQSEHPGISRHCLDPGSSAAVLKGAGMWCWSRWTCGLLLRTAVHWDGEDYYQGPVLSGAGRQSSTQEIGEEAEEDAIFTITLRKMQLHQSATKGQRWLGVDTDSALSLYETCKVRTIKAGTLERLVEYMVSAFRGKDSTYVTIFLCTYRSFASTRQVLDLLLNRYAKLQNVPAATAHRVSQDDCTELRNTVSSILGAWLDQYSEDFWSPPNYDCLHQLLSYLHLHFPGSDLERRARNLLAHFHRRQQWEHMGCPFATQEESGFEDELPAFSFLSFDPIMVAEQFTLMDADLFKKVVPYHCLGGIWSQRDKKGKEHLAPTIRATVAQFNSVTNCVITTCLSNPALKPNQRARLLERWIDVARECRILKNFSSLRAILSALQCNAIHRLKRTWEEVSRESFRTFRELSEIFSDDNNYSLSRELLVKEGTSKFATLELNPKRAQRRHQQQRDLGVMQGTIPYLGTFLTDLVMMDTAMKDYTEGGLINFEKRRKEFEVIAQIKLLQLASNNYSFTQDSHFREWFAGVEKLSEAESYHLSCEIEPLSESASNTLRAKKNGGIMKRWSDRQLTEAGSSGAAGSHSKSFDHSHYRPYQGGGGDSGDALSVTSVSSSGSDLEDVNASFLSDSPEGHERKTSTPSVKLTVSALGRDAPPADTTSTFWECTSLSSLDTSGMGSSSGSASGSSSTSSSSVSCSTPLSASRSHKRSVSAVSNYSTLSLPLYNQQVDDCCIIRVSLDVENGNMYKSILVTSQDKTPAVIRKAMIKHNLEREKTEDYELMQKISEDKELRIPDNANVFYAMNSTANYDFVLKKRGLARPVRPKAVASSTLPRMKQKGLKIAKGIF, encoded by the exons ATGTTTCCCGTGTTGTTCCTCACCCTGTTGACACAGCTGGTAAAGTCAACATGTGGGACTCCGCTGGGGTTCAGCCAGTCTGAGCACCCAGGGATCAGCAGGCACTGTTTGGATCCCGGGAGTTCTGCTGCGGTTCTGAAGGGAGCCGGGATGTGGTGCTGGAGCCGGTGGACGTGTGGACTGCTGCTCAGGACCGCGGTCCACTGGGACGGAGAGGATTATTACCAGGGACCAGTACTGAGCGGAGCAGGACGGCAG AGCTCGACGCAGGAGATCGgcgaggaggccgaggaggacGCCATCTTCACCATCACGCTGAGGAAGATGCAGCTTCACCAGTCGGCCACTAAGGGGCAGCGATGGCTGGGCGTGGACACGGACTCGGCCCTTAGCCTCTACGAGACCTGCAAGGTGCGAACCATCAAGGCCGGCACGCTGGAGCGGCTGGTGGAGTACATGGTGTCCGCCTTCAGGGGCAAGGACTCCACCTACGTCACCATCTTCCTCTGCACCTATCGCTCCTTCGCCAGCACCAGGCAGGTGCTGGACCTCCTGCTCAACAG GTATGCCAAGCTCCAGAATGTGCCTGCAGCCACAGCCCACAGAGTCTCCCAGGACGACTGCACAGAGCTCAGAAA CACCGTCTCCTCCATCCTGGGCGCGTGGCTGGACCAGTACTCTGAGGACTTTTGGAGTCCTCCCAACTACGACTGTCTGCACCAGCTCCTGTCCTACCTGCACCTCCACTTCCCCGGCTCGGACCTGGAGCGCCGCGCCCGCAACCTGCTCGCCCATTTCCACCGGCGACAGCAGT gggAGCACATGGGCTGCCCGTTCGCCACGCAGGAAGAGAGCGGCTTCGAGGACGAGCTTCCTGCTTTCAGCTTCCTGTCCTTCGACCCCATCATGGTCGCAGAGCAGTTCACGCTCATGGATGCG GACCTGTTCAAGAAGGTGGTGCCCTACCACTGCCTGGGGGGCATTTGGTCCCAGCGAGACAAGAAGGGGAAGGAGCACTTGGCTCCCACCATCAGAGCCACCGTGGCCCAGTTCAACTCCGTCACCAACTGTGTCATCACCACCTGCCTGAGCAACCCGGCGCTGAAGCCCAACCAGCGGGCCCGGCTCCTGGAGCGCTGGATCGACGTGGCTCGG GAGTGCCGGATCCTGAAGAACTTCTCGTCATTGCGAGCCATcctctccgccctgcagtgcaACGCCATCCACCGTCTGAAGCGGACGTGGGAGGAGGTGTCTCG GGAGAGTTTCCGGACCTTCCGGGAGCTGTCTGAGATCTTCTCAGATGACAACAACTACTCTCTCAGCCGAGAGCTGCTGGTGAAG GAGGGAACATCCAAGTTCGCCACGCTAGAGCTCAACCCTAAACGAGCTCAGAGgagacaccagcagcagcgagaCCTG GGGGTGATGCAGGGGACGATTCCTTACCTGGGGACCTTCCTGACTGACCTGGTGATGATGGACACTGCCATGAAGGATTACACTGAG GGCGGACTGATCAACTTTGAGAAGAGAAGAAAG GAGTTCGAGGTGATCGCGCAGATCAAACTACTCCAGTTGGCTTCTAACAACTACAGCTTTACTCAGGACAGCCACTTCAGAGAGTGGTTCGCAGGCGTGGAGAAACTCAGCGAGGCAGAGAG CTACCATCTGTCCTGTGAGATCGAGCCTCTGTCGGAGTCGGCCAGCAACACGCTGAGAGCCAAGAAGAACGGAGGCATCATGAAGCGCTGGAGCGA TCGACAGTTGACGGAGGCTGGTTCCAGCGGCGCCGCAGGTTCTCACTCCAAATCCTTCGACCACTCACACTACAGACCGTAccagggcggcggcggcgacagcGGCGACGCGCTCAGCGTCACCTCAGTGAGCTCCAGCGGCTCAGACCTGGAGGACGTGAACGCCAGCTTCCTGTCTGATTCTCCAGAGGGACATGAAAGGAAG ACGTCAACTCCATCAGTGAAACTCACCGTCTCTGCCTTGGGGAGAGACGCTCCACCAGCAGACACAACTTCAACG TTCTGGGAGTGCACGTCTCTGTCGTCCCTGGACACctctgggatgggctccagctccggctcagcctcgggctccagcagcacctcgtcctcctccgtctcctgctccaCCCCGCTGTCTGCCTCCCGCTCACACAAACGCTCGGTGTCAGCGGTGTCCAACTACTCCACGCTGTCGCTGCCGCTGTACAACCAGCAGGTGGACGACTGCTGCATCATCAGAGTCAGCCTGGACGTGGAGAACGGCAACATGTACAAAAGCATCCTG GTGACGAGTCAAGACAAGACTCCAGCTGTTATCAGGAAGGCAATGATCAAACACAACCTGGAGCGAGAGAAGACCGAGGACTACGAGCTGATGCAGAAAATATCCGAGGACAAGG AGCTGCGCATCCCGGACAACGCCAACGTCTTCTACGCCATGAACTCCACTGCCAACTACGACTTTGTTCTGAAGAAGCGCGGCTTGGCCCGGCCGGTGCGGCCCAAGGCCGTGGCCAGCTCCACGCTGCCTCGCATGAAGCAGAAGGGCCTGAAAATCGCTAAAGGGATCTTTTAA
- the ralgds gene encoding ral guanine nucleotide dissociation stimulator isoform X1, whose amino-acid sequence MFPVLFLTLLTQLVKSTCGTPLGFSQSEHPGISRHCLDPGSSAAVLKGAGMWCWSRWTCGLLLRTAVHWDGEDYYQGPVLSGAGRQSSTQEIGEEAEEDAIFTITLRKMQLHQSATKGQRWLGVDTDSALSLYETCKVRTIKAGTLERLVEYMVSAFRGKDSTYVTIFLCTYRSFASTRQVLDLLLNRYAKLQNVPAATAHRVSQDDCTELRNTVSSILGAWLDQYSEDFWSPPNYDCLHQLLSYLHLHFPGSDLERRARNLLAHFHRRQQCEPDPDGEHMGCPFATQEESGFEDELPAFSFLSFDPIMVAEQFTLMDADLFKKVVPYHCLGGIWSQRDKKGKEHLAPTIRATVAQFNSVTNCVITTCLSNPALKPNQRARLLERWIDVARECRILKNFSSLRAILSALQCNAIHRLKRTWEEVSRESFRTFRELSEIFSDDNNYSLSRELLVKEGTSKFATLELNPKRAQRRHQQQRDLGVMQGTIPYLGTFLTDLVMMDTAMKDYTEGGLINFEKRRKEFEVIAQIKLLQLASNNYSFTQDSHFREWFAGVEKLSEAESYHLSCEIEPLSESASNTLRAKKNGGIMKRWSDRQLTEAGSSGAAGSHSKSFDHSHYRPYQGGGGDSGDALSVTSVSSSGSDLEDVNASFLSDSPEGHERKTSTPSVKLTVSALGRDAPPADTTSTFWECTSLSSLDTSGMGSSSGSASGSSSTSSSSVSCSTPLSASRSHKRSVSAVSNYSTLSLPLYNQQVDDCCIIRVSLDVENGNMYKSILVTSQDKTPAVIRKAMIKHNLEREKTEDYELMQKISEDKELRIPDNANVFYAMNSTANYDFVLKKRGLARPVRPKAVASSTLPRMKQKGLKIAKGIF is encoded by the exons ATGTTTCCCGTGTTGTTCCTCACCCTGTTGACACAGCTGGTAAAGTCAACATGTGGGACTCCGCTGGGGTTCAGCCAGTCTGAGCACCCAGGGATCAGCAGGCACTGTTTGGATCCCGGGAGTTCTGCTGCGGTTCTGAAGGGAGCCGGGATGTGGTGCTGGAGCCGGTGGACGTGTGGACTGCTGCTCAGGACCGCGGTCCACTGGGACGGAGAGGATTATTACCAGGGACCAGTACTGAGCGGAGCAGGACGGCAG AGCTCGACGCAGGAGATCGgcgaggaggccgaggaggacGCCATCTTCACCATCACGCTGAGGAAGATGCAGCTTCACCAGTCGGCCACTAAGGGGCAGCGATGGCTGGGCGTGGACACGGACTCGGCCCTTAGCCTCTACGAGACCTGCAAGGTGCGAACCATCAAGGCCGGCACGCTGGAGCGGCTGGTGGAGTACATGGTGTCCGCCTTCAGGGGCAAGGACTCCACCTACGTCACCATCTTCCTCTGCACCTATCGCTCCTTCGCCAGCACCAGGCAGGTGCTGGACCTCCTGCTCAACAG GTATGCCAAGCTCCAGAATGTGCCTGCAGCCACAGCCCACAGAGTCTCCCAGGACGACTGCACAGAGCTCAGAAA CACCGTCTCCTCCATCCTGGGCGCGTGGCTGGACCAGTACTCTGAGGACTTTTGGAGTCCTCCCAACTACGACTGTCTGCACCAGCTCCTGTCCTACCTGCACCTCCACTTCCCCGGCTCGGACCTGGAGCGCCGCGCCCGCAACCTGCTCGCCCATTTCCACCGGCGACAGCAGTGTGAGCCTGATCCTGATG gggAGCACATGGGCTGCCCGTTCGCCACGCAGGAAGAGAGCGGCTTCGAGGACGAGCTTCCTGCTTTCAGCTTCCTGTCCTTCGACCCCATCATGGTCGCAGAGCAGTTCACGCTCATGGATGCG GACCTGTTCAAGAAGGTGGTGCCCTACCACTGCCTGGGGGGCATTTGGTCCCAGCGAGACAAGAAGGGGAAGGAGCACTTGGCTCCCACCATCAGAGCCACCGTGGCCCAGTTCAACTCCGTCACCAACTGTGTCATCACCACCTGCCTGAGCAACCCGGCGCTGAAGCCCAACCAGCGGGCCCGGCTCCTGGAGCGCTGGATCGACGTGGCTCGG GAGTGCCGGATCCTGAAGAACTTCTCGTCATTGCGAGCCATcctctccgccctgcagtgcaACGCCATCCACCGTCTGAAGCGGACGTGGGAGGAGGTGTCTCG GGAGAGTTTCCGGACCTTCCGGGAGCTGTCTGAGATCTTCTCAGATGACAACAACTACTCTCTCAGCCGAGAGCTGCTGGTGAAG GAGGGAACATCCAAGTTCGCCACGCTAGAGCTCAACCCTAAACGAGCTCAGAGgagacaccagcagcagcgagaCCTG GGGGTGATGCAGGGGACGATTCCTTACCTGGGGACCTTCCTGACTGACCTGGTGATGATGGACACTGCCATGAAGGATTACACTGAG GGCGGACTGATCAACTTTGAGAAGAGAAGAAAG GAGTTCGAGGTGATCGCGCAGATCAAACTACTCCAGTTGGCTTCTAACAACTACAGCTTTACTCAGGACAGCCACTTCAGAGAGTGGTTCGCAGGCGTGGAGAAACTCAGCGAGGCAGAGAG CTACCATCTGTCCTGTGAGATCGAGCCTCTGTCGGAGTCGGCCAGCAACACGCTGAGAGCCAAGAAGAACGGAGGCATCATGAAGCGCTGGAGCGA TCGACAGTTGACGGAGGCTGGTTCCAGCGGCGCCGCAGGTTCTCACTCCAAATCCTTCGACCACTCACACTACAGACCGTAccagggcggcggcggcgacagcGGCGACGCGCTCAGCGTCACCTCAGTGAGCTCCAGCGGCTCAGACCTGGAGGACGTGAACGCCAGCTTCCTGTCTGATTCTCCAGAGGGACATGAAAGGAAG ACGTCAACTCCATCAGTGAAACTCACCGTCTCTGCCTTGGGGAGAGACGCTCCACCAGCAGACACAACTTCAACG TTCTGGGAGTGCACGTCTCTGTCGTCCCTGGACACctctgggatgggctccagctccggctcagcctcgggctccagcagcacctcgtcctcctccgtctcctgctccaCCCCGCTGTCTGCCTCCCGCTCACACAAACGCTCGGTGTCAGCGGTGTCCAACTACTCCACGCTGTCGCTGCCGCTGTACAACCAGCAGGTGGACGACTGCTGCATCATCAGAGTCAGCCTGGACGTGGAGAACGGCAACATGTACAAAAGCATCCTG GTGACGAGTCAAGACAAGACTCCAGCTGTTATCAGGAAGGCAATGATCAAACACAACCTGGAGCGAGAGAAGACCGAGGACTACGAGCTGATGCAGAAAATATCCGAGGACAAGG AGCTGCGCATCCCGGACAACGCCAACGTCTTCTACGCCATGAACTCCACTGCCAACTACGACTTTGTTCTGAAGAAGCGCGGCTTGGCCCGGCCGGTGCGGCCCAAGGCCGTGGCCAGCTCCACGCTGCCTCGCATGAAGCAGAAGGGCCTGAAAATCGCTAAAGGGATCTTTTAA